A stretch of Armatimonadota bacterium DNA encodes these proteins:
- a CDS encoding YraN family protein gives MVTLRSVLGRHGEDRAARHLESLGYEVLERNYHCRQGEIDIVAREGGDLAFIEVKSRRSDADGAASESVTRRKRGRIVKAALAYLSERSLGEVGCRFDVAEVYFINGKPVTVEVIKGAFSADDGG, from the coding sequence GTGGTGACGCTGAGGTCGGTTCTTGGGCGGCACGGAGAAGATCGCGCGGCTCGACATCTGGAGTCGCTCGGCTACGAGGTTCTCGAACGCAACTATCACTGCCGACAGGGCGAGATAGACATCGTGGCCAGGGAGGGCGGCGACCTCGCGTTCATCGAGGTCAAATCGCGCCGGAGCGATGCTGACGGCGCGGCCTCCGAGTCGGTCACGCGCCGCAAGAGGGGCAGGATCGTCAAGGCTGCGCTGGCGTACCTGAGCGAGCGGTCGCTGGGCGAAGTCGGCTGTCGGTTCGACGTGGCCGAGGTCTATTTCATCAACGGCAAGCCGGTGACCGTCGAGGTAATCAAGGGCGCGTTCTCCGCCGATGACGGCGGTTGA
- a CDS encoding TIGR03790 family protein yields the protein MKKPAILLLVILAAASCTKANNPPAEKTPGPSNVLVVINEKSETSKEVGEYYAQKRGIAEKFVLRIECPDKERIDTREYELIQKPVKERLDKGDLKIDYIVLTKGVPFALSNGFAVDSLLASMEAGLDPRTNKGPLKNPYFGQADHFSHEKYGLYLVTRLDGYTKEDAKALVDRALAAKPEKQVFLFDIATNQTRAGYKEFNEDMRKAHEVLKGKGFVSMLETTEDFVGRRKNLMGYCSWGSNDGKFDLAKYRGNQFLPGSIAETAVSTSARTFVQTDEGQSLIGDLIKSGVTGVKGYCNEPTLTAVAIPSILFDRYVSGYNLAESFYMASRCIYWRDIVIGDPLTAPYASELGK from the coding sequence ATGAAGAAGCCGGCTATCCTGCTGTTAGTGATCCTGGCCGCCGCCTCGTGTACCAAGGCAAACAACCCGCCCGCGGAGAAGACCCCCGGCCCCTCGAACGTGCTCGTGGTCATCAACGAGAAGAGCGAGACCTCGAAAGAGGTGGGGGAGTACTATGCGCAGAAGCGCGGGATCGCCGAGAAGTTCGTCCTTCGCATCGAATGTCCGGACAAGGAACGCATTGATACCCGCGAATACGAGCTCATTCAGAAGCCGGTGAAGGAGCGCCTCGACAAAGGCGACCTGAAGATAGACTACATAGTGCTGACGAAGGGCGTTCCGTTCGCGCTCAGCAACGGATTCGCAGTGGACAGTCTGCTCGCGAGCATGGAAGCCGGGCTGGACCCTCGCACCAACAAGGGACCCCTCAAGAACCCGTATTTCGGCCAGGCCGACCATTTCTCGCACGAGAAGTACGGGTTGTACCTGGTGACCAGGCTGGACGGCTACACGAAGGAAGACGCGAAGGCCCTCGTGGATCGGGCCCTCGCCGCCAAGCCTGAGAAGCAGGTCTTCCTCTTCGATATCGCCACCAACCAAACGAGGGCCGGATACAAGGAGTTCAACGAGGACATGCGCAAGGCCCATGAGGTGTTGAAGGGAAAGGGATTCGTCTCGATGCTCGAGACCACCGAGGACTTCGTGGGCAGGCGAAAGAACCTGATGGGCTACTGCTCCTGGGGAAGCAACGACGGCAAGTTCGACCTTGCCAAGTACCGCGGCAACCAGTTCCTGCCCGGCTCTATAGCGGAGACGGCCGTGTCCACGAGCGCCCGAACGTTCGTGCAGACCGACGAGGGGCAGTCGCTGATCGGAGACCTGATCAAGTCAGGCGTGACCGGCGTCAAGGGGTACTGCAACGAGCCGACGCTGACGGCGGTGGCGATCCCCTCGATACTGTTCGACCGCTACGTGTCCGGCTACAATCTTGCTGAGAGCTTCTACATGGCGTCGCGCTGCATCTACTGGCGGGACATCGTCATCGGAGACCCGCTCACAGCGCCCTATGCGTCCGAATTGGGGAAGTAG